From the Priestia koreensis genome, one window contains:
- the murD gene encoding UDP-N-acetylmuramoyl-L-alanine--D-glutamate ligase has translation MKTITDYKEKNVLVLGLAKSGMAAAKLLNILGANVTVNDQKPFEENEAAQKLQEAGLTVVCGHHPLELLDGVEVIVKNPGIPYSNPLLAEALKRNISIITEVELSYQISEAPLIGITGSNGKTTTTTLIHKILEESNKKPLIAGNIGTVASEVAELATNENVIVMELSSFQLMGTKTFKPAVSVFLNLFDAHLDYHGTREEYAHAKANIFANQTPSDYAVINADDETVMSLAENVRATIVPFSTSKVVESGAYIKDGSMFFQQEEIMSVNEIVLPGKHNLENILAAVAAAKLHGASTEAVKKVLTTFTGVKHRVQYVATVQDRKFYNDSKATNILATKAAVTAFEQPVILLAGGLDRGNEFDELKPYLKNVKAIITFGQTAEKIERVAKEAGIQTIKRVDNVEKAVPEAYQLSDAGDVILLSPACASWDQFKTFEERGDMFIDSVHRLK, from the coding sequence GTGAAAACAATTACTGATTACAAAGAAAAAAATGTACTTGTATTAGGATTGGCGAAAAGCGGAATGGCTGCGGCAAAGCTTTTAAACATTTTAGGAGCGAACGTTACAGTAAACGATCAGAAGCCTTTTGAAGAAAATGAAGCGGCTCAAAAGCTACAGGAAGCAGGATTAACGGTTGTATGTGGCCATCACCCTCTAGAACTTTTAGACGGTGTAGAGGTCATTGTTAAAAATCCTGGCATTCCCTACAGCAACCCATTACTTGCAGAAGCATTAAAACGAAATATTTCCATTATTACAGAAGTAGAGCTTTCCTATCAAATTAGTGAAGCACCGCTAATTGGTATTACAGGAAGCAACGGAAAAACAACGACAACAACGTTGATTCACAAAATCTTAGAAGAAAGCAACAAGAAGCCATTGATCGCGGGAAACATCGGTACGGTCGCTTCAGAAGTTGCGGAGCTTGCAACAAACGAGAATGTGATTGTGATGGAATTATCTTCGTTTCAGTTAATGGGTACGAAAACATTTAAACCGGCCGTTTCCGTGTTTTTAAATTTATTTGATGCGCATCTCGATTACCACGGTACGCGTGAAGAGTATGCACATGCCAAAGCAAACATTTTCGCAAACCAAACGCCTTCTGATTATGCGGTAATAAATGCAGATGATGAGACGGTGATGTCACTTGCTGAAAACGTACGTGCAACGATTGTACCGTTCTCTACTTCAAAGGTAGTCGAGTCAGGAGCATATATTAAAGATGGAAGCATGTTCTTTCAGCAGGAAGAGATTATGTCTGTAAATGAGATTGTTCTTCCAGGTAAGCACAATCTTGAAAACATTTTAGCAGCGGTCGCAGCGGCGAAGCTTCACGGCGCTTCTACAGAAGCAGTGAAAAAAGTATTAACAACCTTCACAGGCGTGAAGCATCGTGTTCAGTACGTGGCGACTGTTCAGGACCGAAAATTTTATAACGATTCAAAGGCAACCAATATTTTAGCAACGAAAGCAGCTGTTACGGCATTTGAACAGCCTGTAATTCTTTTAGCGGGTGGACTTGACCGAGGGAATGAGTTTGATGAGCTGAAGCCTTATTTAAAAAACGTGAAAGCCATCATTACATTTGGTCAAACGGCTGAAAAAATTGAGCGTGTTGCAAAGGAAGCAGGAATACAAACAATCAAACGTGTCGATAATGTGGAAAAGGCGGTTCCTGAAGCCTATCAACTTTCAGACGCGGGTGACGTCATCTTGCTTTCACCTGCCTGTGCAAGCTGGGATCAATTCAAAACTTTTGAAGAGCGTGGAGACATGTTTATTGATTCGGTGCATAGACTGAAGTAA
- the mraY gene encoding phospho-N-acetylmuramoyl-pentapeptide-transferase — MLEHVILFTIAVAFLITVILSPFFIPFLRRLKFGQSIREEGPKSHQKKSGTPTMGGIMIILAIVVTTLIMTNKYLEPTVDTYLLLFVTFGYGLLGFLDDFIKVVLKRNLGLTSKQKFIGQVLIAIIFYLVAKQFDLSTVVSIPGTEFSVDLGWFYVVFIIFWLVGFSNAVNLTDGLDGLVSGTSAIAFGAFAVLAWNTGQFDVAIFCVAVVGAVLGFLVFNAYPAKVFMGDTGSLALGGAIATVAILMKLEILLIVIGGIFVIETLSVILQVASFKTTGKRIFKMSPLHHHYELVGWTEWRVVMTFWAIGLLCAMLGIYIEVWI; from the coding sequence ATGCTAGAACACGTGATTTTATTTACCATCGCTGTAGCCTTTTTAATCACAGTGATTCTATCTCCGTTCTTTATTCCCTTCTTACGTCGATTGAAATTTGGTCAAAGCATTCGTGAAGAAGGACCGAAGTCTCATCAGAAAAAATCAGGTACGCCAACGATGGGCGGAATCATGATTATTCTCGCGATTGTCGTTACAACACTCATTATGACGAATAAGTACCTTGAGCCGACAGTTGATACGTATCTATTATTGTTCGTCACATTTGGTTATGGTCTACTTGGATTTTTAGATGATTTTATCAAAGTCGTACTGAAACGAAATTTAGGATTAACGTCCAAACAAAAGTTTATTGGGCAAGTATTAATTGCGATTATTTTCTATCTTGTTGCGAAGCAATTTGATTTATCAACGGTTGTATCCATTCCTGGAACAGAGTTTTCTGTTGATTTAGGCTGGTTCTATGTTGTGTTCATTATTTTCTGGCTTGTTGGTTTCTCAAATGCGGTGAACTTAACAGACGGATTAGACGGACTTGTTTCCGGAACGTCTGCCATTGCTTTTGGTGCTTTTGCCGTTTTAGCATGGAATACAGGTCAATTTGATGTAGCAATTTTCTGTGTCGCAGTTGTTGGGGCAGTGCTAGGATTTCTTGTCTTCAATGCCTATCCTGCGAAAGTATTTATGGGAGACACAGGCTCGTTAGCACTAGGTGGAGCAATCGCAACGGTTGCGATTTTAATGAAATTAGAGATTTTATTAATTGTAATTGGTGGTATATTTGTTATTGAGACATTGTCAGTTATTTTGCAGGTTGCGTCATTTAAAACAACAGGAAAGCGTATTTTTAAGATGAGCCCGCTGCATCACCACTATGAATTAGTAGGGTGGACAGAATGGCGTGTTGTAATGACATTTTGGGCAATCGGATTACTGTGTGCAATGTTAGGAATCTATATTGAGGTGTGGATTTAA
- a CDS encoding UDP-N-acetylmuramoyl-L-alanyl-D-glutamate--2,6-diaminopimelate ligase, giving the protein MELQSLLAYLHDFTIKPTENAEITSIEMDHRQVKKGSLFVCVKGYTVDGHDFATLAVESGAAAIIAERPVDVSVPVIIVKNSKRAMAVLADGFYEQPTQKLHLIGVTGTNGKTSTTHLMEKIFQANEQKTGLIGTIEIRIGDQSYEVKNTTPESVTLQQTFHQMVQENVEVAAMEVSSHALDLGRVHGCDFDVAVFTNLTQDHLDYHKTMDDYRRAKGLLFAQLGNTYNHKKPKFAVLNADDKASEEYTRNTAATVVTYGIDHESDVRAKNIQMTNAGTTFELVTPFDTVNVQMKLIGKFSVYNVLAATAACLVSNVPLQTIVSVIEQTEGVPGRFEVVDENQDFSVVVDYAHTPDSLENVGKTVQQFAQNNVYMIVGCGGDRDRTKRPLMANIAATYSTEAILTSDNPRSEDPNEILKEMAAGITSTNYVTISDRKEAIQYAVNKAEKGDVIVIAGKGHETYQIIGDEVLDFDDREVARQSIKERQK; this is encoded by the coding sequence ATGGAGTTACAATCACTTTTAGCTTACCTACACGACTTTACAATAAAACCAACAGAGAATGCTGAAATTACCTCGATCGAGATGGACCATCGCCAAGTGAAAAAAGGTTCCTTATTTGTATGTGTGAAAGGATATACGGTAGATGGACATGATTTTGCCACGCTTGCAGTAGAAAGTGGAGCGGCAGCGATTATTGCGGAAAGACCCGTAGATGTATCCGTTCCAGTCATCATCGTTAAAAATTCAAAGCGTGCGATGGCGGTTCTAGCAGACGGCTTTTACGAGCAACCAACGCAAAAGCTTCACCTTATTGGTGTTACGGGGACAAACGGGAAAACGTCCACTACACATCTAATGGAAAAGATTTTTCAAGCAAATGAACAAAAAACGGGCTTAATCGGTACAATTGAAATTCGTATTGGCGATCAGTCATACGAAGTGAAAAACACGACGCCTGAATCCGTTACCCTTCAGCAAACGTTTCATCAAATGGTCCAAGAGAATGTAGAAGTAGCTGCGATGGAAGTATCGTCACATGCGCTAGATCTTGGACGCGTCCACGGATGTGATTTTGATGTAGCGGTGTTTACAAACTTAACGCAAGATCATTTGGATTATCATAAAACAATGGACGATTATCGCCGTGCAAAAGGATTGCTGTTTGCTCAACTAGGCAATACTTATAATCATAAGAAGCCAAAGTTTGCCGTCCTAAATGCAGATGACAAAGCTTCTGAAGAATATACGAGAAACACTGCAGCGACGGTTGTTACATATGGAATTGATCACGAAAGCGATGTTCGTGCAAAAAATATTCAAATGACAAATGCAGGAACAACGTTTGAACTAGTCACGCCATTTGATACGGTAAACGTACAAATGAAGCTGATCGGAAAGTTCAGCGTGTACAATGTTCTTGCCGCAACGGCAGCTTGTCTCGTCTCTAATGTACCGCTTCAAACCATTGTGTCAGTAATTGAGCAAACGGAGGGCGTTCCGGGGCGTTTTGAAGTAGTGGATGAAAACCAAGATTTCAGCGTAGTGGTCGATTATGCTCACACACCAGATAGCCTTGAGAATGTCGGAAAGACGGTGCAGCAGTTCGCACAAAATAATGTGTACATGATTGTTGGATGCGGGGGAGATCGTGATCGTACGAAACGACCTCTTATGGCAAACATTGCCGCAACGTACAGCACAGAGGCGATTCTTACATCGGATAATCCACGAAGCGAAGATCCGAATGAGATCTTAAAAGAAATGGCAGCTGGAATCACATCAACGAATTACGTAACCATTTCGGATCGTAAAGAAGCAATTCAATATGCAGTAAACAAAGCAGAAAAAGGCGATGTGATCGTGATCGCAGGTAAAGGTCATGAAACATATCAAATAATTGGTGATGAGGTACTTGATTTTGATGATCGAGAAGTAGCCCGTCAAAGTATTAAGGAGCGTCAAAAATAA